The segment ACAATCGGCTGCGGCAAAACGGATACCACCTGCAGGTTGAGAAGAAGGATAACGCCACGCACCTGTTCTGCAAGCTGGGCGGACGGACGCCTATCATTCGCGAGGGTGAGGGATACTCAGTCGGAAGTCGATTTCTCAATGACGGTGAACTCGCAAGACTGCTCGCCGATCACCCTGATTTGTTCTCGCCCGATGTGCTGACCCGCCCGCTATTGCAGGCGTGGCTGTTTCCGGTGGCGGCCCAGATCGGAGGGCCGTCAGAGATCGCATACTTCGCCCAGTTAAACGGCTTATTCGCTCTGATCGACCGACCGGCGCCGTACTACACCGCGCGCCCGACCCTGACAATAGTCGACCGCCGCTCCGAGCAATTGATCCGCGAGATGGGCATTGCGTTTGAAGACCTGCTGGGCGATATCGAACAGGTGGTCAATCGCGTGCTCGGCCAAACGTTTCCGGCTGACTTGCAAGCCGACTATGCATCGCTTCGGAAGGCGGTCGAGGACCGGTTTCGCCAGTTTTCACATGAGGCGCTTGGTTTTGATCCCGGTCTGAGAGAAACCGCCGAACAGGTGCGCGGCAAGATCGACTTCCTGCTGAACGGTTTCGAAGCCAAGCTGTTCGCCGCCCATAAGAAAAAAAGCCAGCAGATGCGCGAGCGGATTTATCGAATCGCCCACACGCTTTACCCACGCCACGGGCTGCAAGAGCGCACGCTAAACATCAACTATTTCCTTTCCCGGTACGGGCTCGGGCTGATTCCGTATCTGTACGAGCAGATGAAGGTCGATGAGCCGGCCCACCAGCTTGTTTCACTTGGGGAGTACGAGCCCAGATGAACGTCGGCATCACTTGTTATCCGGTGGCGGGCGGCTCAGGCATAGTTGCGACTGAACTCGGCCAGCAGCTCGCGGCGCGCGGACACCAGGTACACTTCATATCGTACGCGCTTCCGTTCCGATTGGATCGCTTTCAGGCAAACCTGCTGTTTCACAGTGTCGATACCAGCGCCTACCCGCTGTTCAAGTTTCCGCCGTACACGCTGCCGCTCTCGTCGAAAATCGCCGATGTCAGCCGCGAGTTCAGTCTCGAAATCCTCCACATGCACTACGCCATCCCGCATGCCACATGTGCCTACCTGGCGCGCGAAATCCTGCGGGGCACCGGGGTGAAGTTACCGAAGATTATCACTACCTTGCACGGCACTGACATCACGCTGGTAGGCTCGGATCCGTCGTTCTTTGACATCACCCGTTTTTCGATTATTGCCTCTGACGGCGTAACGGCCGTTTCGCACTACCTCGCCGAGGAGACGAAAGAAGTATTCCGGCTTGAACGGGATATCCGTGTCGTGCACAACTTTGTCGATACCACACGATTTCGCCCCGGCTGCGAGCAGTGCCGCCGCAATGAACTGGTGCGCGAGGGGGAATTCCTCATCACGCACATCTCGAACTTCCGCCCGGTCAAGCGCGTGCTCGACGTTATCGACATATTCGAGCGCATCCAGGCCGAATTGCCGGCGCGCTTGCTCATGATCGGCGAGGGACCCGACTCCGTGCTGGCCCGTCGCCAGGTGAAGAAGAAGCGGCTTGATGACAAAGTGGTCTTTCTCGGCAACCAGGAAAGAGTCGAGGCGGTGCTGCCTTGCTCCGATCTCTTCTTGGTGCCGTCGGAGGAGGAATCGTTCGGCCTGGCGGCGCTAGAGGCGCTCGCGTGCGGTGTGCCGGTAATCGGAACATCGGGAACCGGTCTTATGGAAGTAGTGGAGGATTATCGCAACGGATTCTTGCTGCCGGTTGGTGATACCGCGTCTATGGCCCGGGCCGGCGTGGCGCTCCTGAAGGACAGCAAGCGTCATGTAGATTTCAAGCGGGCCGCAGCAGACATGGCCAACGCCAAGTTTAGCGCAGATAGGGTAGTGCCGGAGTATGAGGCGTACTATCAGGAGGTGATCGATGGCCGAAACAGTCAGGCTTGATGTACTGGCGATAGCCGCGCACCCCGACGACGCCGAGATCACCTGCGGCGGGCTTTTGCTAAAGATGGTCGGCATGGGGCGGAAGGTCGGTATACTCGATCTGGCGCGGGGCGAGATGGGCACCTACGGTGACGAGCATATTCGCGCCAGGGAGGCCGCCGCCGCCGCTCGAATCATGGGGCTGGCCTGGCGCGGCAACTCCGACCTGCCTGATGCCGCCATCGAGTATCATCATGAGAACAAGCTTGTTCTGGCGCAGACCATTCGCGAGACCAAGCCGGAACTGGTGATTCTGCCACACTGGTCGCAACGGCATCCGGATCATCTGGCGTGCAGCCGCCTCGGATACGACGCCTGTTACCTCGCCGGTCTGGCGAAATTGCCGCTCACCGGGGAACCGCACCGGCCGCGCAAGATCATTTACGCGTCATACTATCGTAACACGGACTATTCGTTTTTCGTGGATATCGGCGAAGTATTCGAGCTGAAACTTCGCGCGATTGCGGCATACCAATCGCAGTTCGGCGATCCGTCATGGGTCGACGAGGTCCTCAAGGGCGACATCGCTCCCGGCCAGATCATTGCGGCAGGGCGAAAAGACGTTTTCTCTCCCGGTACGCACATCTTCGACCTGCTTTACAGTCGCGCCCGCACGCTCGGTCACCAGGTGGGAGTCACCTTCGCCGAGGCGTACACAATCAAGGAGCAGATCCTGATCGACGATCCTCAGAAGATGCCCGTGCGCTCGATCTGAATGAGGCCGCAGTCTGACTCTCGTGCGCGGCAGACCTCCCGGTCTGCCCGTTGACCGACAATTTCTCTAACTCCAACGGGGCAGACGAGGACGTCTGCCGCCCACAAGATTCAAGAAAGCCTCGCAAATAAGTCACCCTGAGCTTATCGAAGGGTGACTCCCGCCCGCTAAATCTCTTTCGTCAGTGCCAGTAGCCGCTTGTACGGAATCGCGGTCCAGCTTTCGGCCACTGCCGCGCCGTGCGCCCGGCTGATCAGCGACACCTTGGCGGCGGTCTCCTCGTCGCGCGCCTCGTAGATGTCCATGAAATCATAGGTGCCGAGCAAGGCATAGTGGGCGAGGAACTTGACGTCGGGACATTTCTCGTGCACCTCGTCGAGCCAGGCGGCGCCGATTTCCGCCCGGTCTTTCATCTTGGCGGCCACATCGGGCGCCAGCCGGGTCATGAGGATGTAGGTTTTCATTTTGCCAATACCTCCTTGTGGCTTGTAGGGCGGGATCGCTTCGATCCTGCCAATGGCGGCAGGACCGCAGGGGTCCTGCCCTACGGATTTGTTGCGTCGGGCGTGACAGTCACTCATCTAAAGCGGAAGGGGTGGGAATCGAACCCACCAGGGACAATGCGATTGCCCCCCTCACGGCTTTGAAGGCCGGGACCGCCACCAGACGGCATCCGCTTCCGGGTGCAAGATACGTAACTCTATCAGAGTTGTAAACGGTCATGCGCGGCAGGGTTGGAACCCTGCCGATCGTAAGCGTGCACCCGTGGTTGGCGGACGTCCTCGTCCACCAACGACAACAAAGTAATTGACTCTCGTCAAATCGCTTCTAACCTTCCCCCCGTGGCCGAATTGAAACTCAACTCGCCGCTCCAGTACGTCAAGGGTGTCGGGCCGAAAAAAGCCGCCGTGCTCGCCCGCCACGGCCTGAACACAGTCGAGGACATCCTCTACTACTTCCCACGCCAATATCTCGACCGCTCCAATATCGTGCGCATCGCCGACCTCAAAATCGACCAGCCGGCCACCATTCTCGGTGAGGTCAAAGCACACGGCATCCTGCAGGGCCGTCGTACGCGGTATGAGGTGATTCTCGGCGACCAGAGCGGTCATGTCTCGCTGATCTGGTTTGCCGGCATCAGGTTTTGGGAACGGATGTTCAAGAAGGGGATGAAAATCGCCGCTACCGGAACGCCGAGCTACTTCCAGGGACTCCAGATCATCCACCCCGACCTGGAACGGCTCGACGATTTCTCCGATCAGTTGGTCCATGCCGGGCGGATTATACCGGTCTATCCGCAGACCGCCGAGCTTAGCCAGGTAGGGCTATCCAGTCGCGGGATGCGCACGGTTACGACGTTCATATTTGACAACCTGAAAGAGAAACTGGACGAGTACCTGCCCGAATCGGTGCGCGGGCAGCAGCAGCTTTTGCCCCGGCACGTTGCGGTTACCAACACTCACTACCCTGAGAGCAGTGAGCAGATCGAACAATGCCGTCGCCGCCTGGCGTTTGATGAGCTACTCCAACT is part of the Candidatus Zixiibacteriota bacterium genome and harbors:
- the bshB1 gene encoding bacillithiol biosynthesis deacetylase BshB1, yielding MAETVRLDVLAIAAHPDDAEITCGGLLLKMVGMGRKVGILDLARGEMGTYGDEHIRAREAAAAARIMGLAWRGNSDLPDAAIEYHHENKLVLAQTIRETKPELVILPHWSQRHPDHLACSRLGYDACYLAGLAKLPLTGEPHRPRKIIYASYYRNTDYSFFVDIGEVFELKLRAIAAYQSQFGDPSWVDEVLKGDIAPGQIIAAGRKDVFSPGTHIFDLLYSRARTLGHQVGVTFAEAYTIKEQILIDDPQKMPVRSI
- the bshC gene encoding bacillithiol biosynthesis cysteine-adding enzyme BshC; the protein is MTLKTAAQTSPMVIPLVAPDKLGYSKLYLDFLAGKAPARGLYPAESSAAVAELLERTQFERARLIDILKRQNQSYGASSITLQNIEKLRDKRSVCVFAGQQAGLFGGPLFTIIKALAAVKLARLTEERLGRPVVPVFWMAGDDHDFAEINHAFVLSRQGEIARVAYETPPTTELPASEIVLENSTELERVLTELGEHLGQTDFTPALTERLRRAYTHGETVVGAFAKLMSALTGELGLVFFNPGDPAVKLLARPLFESLLRQQDAIRETLTATNNRLRQNGYHLQVEKKDNATHLFCKLGGRTPIIREGEGYSVGSRFLNDGELARLLADHPDLFSPDVLTRPLLQAWLFPVAAQIGGPSEIAYFAQLNGLFALIDRPAPYYTARPTLTIVDRRSEQLIREMGIAFEDLLGDIEQVVNRVLGQTFPADLQADYASLRKAVEDRFRQFSHEALGFDPGLRETAEQVRGKIDFLLNGFEAKLFAAHKKKSQQMRERIYRIAHTLYPRHGLQERTLNINYFLSRYGLGLIPYLYEQMKVDEPAHQLVSLGEYEPR
- the bshA gene encoding N-acetyl-alpha-D-glucosaminyl L-malate synthase BshA gives rise to the protein MNVGITCYPVAGGSGIVATELGQQLAARGHQVHFISYALPFRLDRFQANLLFHSVDTSAYPLFKFPPYTLPLSSKIADVSREFSLEILHMHYAIPHATCAYLAREILRGTGVKLPKIITTLHGTDITLVGSDPSFFDITRFSIIASDGVTAVSHYLAEETKEVFRLERDIRVVHNFVDTTRFRPGCEQCRRNELVREGEFLITHISNFRPVKRVLDVIDIFERIQAELPARLLMIGEGPDSVLARRQVKKKRLDDKVVFLGNQERVEAVLPCSDLFLVPSEEESFGLAALEALACGVPVIGTSGTGLMEVVEDYRNGFLLPVGDTASMARAGVALLKDSKRHVDFKRAAADMANAKFSADRVVPEYEAYYQEVIDGRNSQA
- a CDS encoding GYD domain-containing protein, translated to MKTYILMTRLAPDVAAKMKDRAEIGAAWLDEVHEKCPDVKFLAHYALLGTYDFMDIYEARDEETAAKVSLISRAHGAAVAESWTAIPYKRLLALTKEI